A genomic segment from Flavobacterium inviolabile encodes:
- the lpxD gene encoding UDP-3-O-(3-hydroxymyristoyl)glucosamine N-acyltransferase codes for MKSYSVQEINAVLRGSIIGDTTHSISSPEQLELADQNQISFIGHKKYEKFWMASKASVAVVNNEISIEPGENRVFIKVQNADLAMSQVLELFAKSAPVFDNPIHDTAVIHPDAILEEGVKVGAGCYIGAGVVIGKNVTIYPNVTILDECTIGAQTIIWSGVVVRERCHIGACCILHPNATIGADGFGFRACPERGLVKIPQIGNVVIGNGVEIGSGSCVDRGKFSSTIIGDGCKIDNLVQIGHNSVLGKFCIMAGNSGLAGSVTLGNGVIIGGSASIKDHVTIKDGAVVGAGSGVTGDVEAGITVLGYPAVEARKALKQWAILKKMASQCG; via the coding sequence ATGAAATCGTACTCCGTACAAGAAATCAATGCAGTACTTCGGGGAAGTATCATAGGCGATACCACTCATAGTATTTCCTCACCCGAACAGTTGGAACTGGCTGATCAAAATCAGATATCGTTTATCGGACATAAAAAATATGAAAAATTCTGGATGGCTTCCAAAGCTTCTGTAGCGGTGGTCAATAATGAAATTTCTATTGAGCCCGGTGAGAACCGTGTTTTTATTAAAGTTCAGAATGCCGATTTAGCCATGTCGCAGGTATTGGAGCTTTTTGCAAAATCGGCTCCGGTTTTTGACAATCCGATACATGATACAGCGGTTATCCACCCGGATGCCATTCTTGAAGAAGGAGTAAAGGTCGGGGCAGGTTGCTATATTGGTGCCGGCGTTGTTATTGGTAAGAATGTTACGATTTATCCTAATGTAACCATTCTGGATGAATGTACCATTGGTGCTCAAACCATTATATGGTCGGGAGTGGTTGTCCGCGAGCGTTGTCATATTGGCGCTTGCTGTATTCTGCATCCCAATGCGACTATAGGAGCAGACGGTTTTGGTTTCAGAGCCTGTCCGGAGCGTGGTTTGGTAAAAATTCCGCAAATCGGAAATGTAGTTATTGGCAATGGTGTCGAAATTGGCTCCGGTTCCTGTGTAGACAGAGGGAAGTTCAGTTCAACCATTATTGGTGATGGCTGCAAAATAGATAATTTAGTACAGATAGGGCATAACAGTGTGTTGGGGAAATTCTGTATCATGGCCGGCAATAGCGGTCTGGCAGGTTCCGTAACATTGGGCAATGGTGTGATTATTGGCGGCAGTGCCTCGATAAAAGACCATGTTACCATTAAAGATGGTGCCGTAGTGGGAGCAGGTTCCGGAGTAACCGGCGATGTGGAAGCTGGAATAACGGTATTGGGCTATCCGGCGGTTGAAGCCAGAAAAGCCCTGAAACAGTGGGCAATATTGAAAAAAATGGCCTCTCAGTGCGGTTAA
- a CDS encoding thiamine pyrophosphate-dependent enzyme — protein sequence MDPSIEVFCNRGTSGIDGSTTTAIGAAVASMKENILITGDISFFYDSNALWNAYIPKNFKIILINNQGGGIFRILPGHQETEVFNTFFETTHNFTAEQLASMYHFKYYQATDLEALEMVLPEVLQENSQPVLFEIHTPTTVNDSVLLEYFKNLT from the coding sequence ATCGACCCGTCTATCGAGGTTTTTTGCAACCGCGGCACCAGCGGAATCGACGGCAGTACCACTACAGCCATTGGAGCAGCTGTTGCCAGTATGAAAGAAAACATCCTGATTACCGGAGATATCAGCTTCTTTTATGACAGTAATGCACTTTGGAATGCCTATATCCCTAAAAATTTTAAAATCATTCTGATCAACAATCAGGGCGGTGGTATTTTCAGGATTTTACCCGGACATCAGGAAACGGAAGTATTCAATACCTTTTTTGAAACCACCCATAACTTTACGGCGGAGCAACTGGCTTCAATGTATCATTTTAAATATTATCAGGCTACAGACCTTGAGGCACTAGAAATGGTGCTTCCGGAAGTCTTACAGGAAAATTCGCAGCCTGTACTGTTTGAAATTCATACGCCAACAACAGTAAATGACAGTGTATTATTGGAATATTTCAAAAACTTAACATAG
- a CDS encoding GNAT family N-acetyltransferase codes for MNISIRPFTDSDLPYVLEIINHEIKNSVSIYDYEPRTLQEQEIIIQDKRKYDFPFLVAVINDVAVGFGTYGFFRFKEGYKYTVEHSIYIDQQHTGKGIGKLLLAELIAIAKAQNKHTMIGVIDTENTGSILFHQKSGFEMAGILKENAYKFDRWLDTAFLQLML; via the coding sequence ATGAATATATCCATCAGACCCTTTACAGACAGCGATTTGCCGTATGTCCTTGAAATCATAAATCATGAAATCAAAAACAGTGTTTCCATATACGATTATGAACCCAGAACACTACAGGAACAGGAAATCATCATACAGGACAAAAGAAAATACGATTTTCCTTTCCTGGTAGCGGTTATAAACGATGTGGCTGTAGGTTTTGGTACCTATGGTTTTTTCCGCTTTAAAGAGGGCTATAAATACACTGTTGAACATTCTATCTATATCGATCAGCAGCATACCGGAAAAGGTATCGGAAAACTATTATTGGCCGAATTGATCGCGATAGCCAAAGCACAAAACAAACATACCATGATCGGAGTCATCGATACGGAAAATACCGGAAGTATTCTGTTTCACCAAAAATCCGGATTTGAAATGGCAGGCATCTTAAAGGAGAATGCCTATAAATTTGACCGGTGGCTGGATACCGCATTTCTACAGTTAATGTTATAA
- a CDS encoding glutathione peroxidase, whose translation MKKVILTCCALFLFSFQNQAQHKDKPLSTEKMTTMNTENIYQFKVKDIEGKTFDFASLKGKKVMVVNTASECGLTPQYEQLQKLYTEYKNKNFVIIGFPANNFGAQEPGSNKEIATFCSKNYGVTFPMMEKISVKGEDMHPLYHFLTEKAKNGLEDSQVEWNFQKYLINEKGQLVKVIHPKTLPDSPEVVNWIKG comes from the coding sequence ATGAAAAAAGTAATATTAACGTGTTGTGCACTCTTTTTGTTCAGTTTCCAGAATCAGGCGCAGCATAAAGACAAACCACTTTCAACCGAAAAAATGACTACGATGAACACCGAAAACATTTACCAGTTTAAAGTAAAAGATATCGAAGGTAAAACTTTTGATTTTGCGTCCCTGAAAGGGAAAAAAGTGATGGTCGTAAATACCGCGTCAGAATGCGGATTGACACCACAATACGAGCAATTGCAAAAGCTGTACACGGAATATAAAAACAAGAATTTCGTGATTATCGGATTTCCGGCCAATAATTTTGGCGCTCAGGAACCGGGAAGCAATAAAGAGATCGCTACGTTCTGTTCTAAAAATTACGGTGTGACTTTTCCAATGATGGAAAAAATATCCGTAAAAGGGGAGGACATGCATCCGTTATACCATTTCCTGACCGAAAAAGCGAAAAACGGTCTGGAAGACAGCCAGGTGGAATGGAATTTTCAGAAATACCTGATTAATGAAAAAGGACAGCTGGTTAAGGTAATCCACCCGAAAACATTACCGGACAGCCCGGAAGTAGTGAACTGGATTAAAGGTTAA
- a CDS encoding DUF2853 family protein, whose protein sequence is MSKRDELIAKYAADLKEKCGVTPNMDLLTKVTIGCGPSIYNADSSTVSGTSETELATVKNNFLIKKLGLKDGPDLDKGIDIVIEKYGRSNKNKYRAVVYYLLTVHFKKESAYK, encoded by the coding sequence ATGAGTAAAAGAGATGAATTAATTGCAAAATACGCAGCGGATTTAAAAGAGAAGTGTGGCGTAACTCCCAACATGGATTTATTAACAAAAGTAACCATCGGTTGCGGTCCGTCCATTTACAATGCGGATTCTTCGACGGTTTCCGGAACTTCCGAAACGGAGCTGGCTACTGTTAAGAATAACTTCTTAATTAAAAAATTAGGATTAAAAGACGGTCCGGATCTGGATAAAGGTATCGATATCGTAATCGAAAAGTACGGCCGTTCCAATAAAAACAAATACAGAGCGGTTGTGTATTACTTATTAACGGTACATTTCAAAAAAGAAAGCGCGTATAAATAA